Proteins from a genomic interval of Marmoricola sp. OAE513:
- a CDS encoding diacylglycerol kinase has translation MRKEIAVLTNPTSGKGKGGSVADSVVPRLTDAGFDVRQLTGKDADEALDLARGVVADGVETLAVIGGDGMMHLAAQALAGTATRLGVIPAGTGNDVARALDIPRDDPLAATDVVIGGNERTIDLGRIGAKYFVTVLAAGFDAIVNERANDMTWPKGQMRYNLATLAELRTFSPIPYVIEVDGRQHRFDAMMVAVGNTTSYGGGMLITDGALADDGLLDVIAIAPMTKLELLRTFPKLFTGAHIGHPKVTRYQGSTVTVAAPGIVAYADGERMSSLPLTVEVVPQALRVLVP, from the coding sequence GTGCGCAAGGAGATCGCAGTACTCACGAACCCGACGTCCGGGAAGGGCAAGGGCGGGAGCGTCGCCGACTCCGTCGTGCCGCGCCTCACCGACGCCGGGTTCGACGTCCGCCAGCTGACCGGGAAGGATGCCGACGAGGCGCTCGACCTGGCCCGGGGCGTGGTGGCCGACGGCGTGGAGACGCTCGCCGTAATCGGTGGCGACGGCATGATGCACCTCGCGGCTCAAGCACTGGCCGGTACGGCGACCCGGTTGGGCGTGATCCCGGCGGGGACCGGCAACGACGTGGCACGGGCGCTCGACATCCCGCGTGACGACCCGCTCGCGGCGACCGACGTGGTCATCGGCGGGAACGAGCGCACGATCGACCTCGGCCGGATCGGCGCCAAGTACTTCGTCACCGTCCTGGCCGCCGGCTTCGACGCGATCGTCAACGAGCGTGCGAACGACATGACCTGGCCCAAGGGGCAGATGCGCTACAACCTCGCCACCCTCGCCGAGCTGCGCACGTTCTCGCCGATCCCGTACGTCATCGAGGTCGACGGCCGGCAGCACCGCTTCGACGCGATGATGGTCGCCGTCGGCAACACCACGTCGTACGGCGGCGGCATGCTCATCACCGACGGAGCGCTGGCCGACGACGGCCTGCTCGACGTGATCGCTATCGCGCCGATGACCAAGCTCGAGCTGCTGCGGACCTTCCCCAAGCTGTTCACCGGAGCCCACATCGGACACCCGAAGGTGACCCGCTACCAGGGCAGCACCGTCACGGTTGCCGCCCCCGGCATCGTCGCGTACGCCGACGGGGAGCGGATGTCGTCCCTGCCGCTGACTGTCGAGGTCGTTCCCCAGGCGCTGCGCGTCCTGGTGCCATGA
- the tatC gene encoding twin-arginine translocase subunit TatC encodes MSFLGALRLFQVSSGKGTGPGGQMALADHFRELRGRLMRALAVFLVLLVVAFFFYDQLLELVLGPYNDARVALGASVESKAYISGATGPFMLNLKLCAMAALVGSAPFWLYQIWAFILPGLHANEKRWTRVFVAVAGPLFIGGVAVGYYVLPKGLEVLLGFTPDGLENLVEFGEYFNFLTRMLLVFGVAFEIPLFVVLLNLAGVISGRTLGQHRPWIIVGTFIFAAVATPSTDPISMLFLALPMSLLFVLSEVISRVIDRRRGRTTALELDDDAQSPL; translated from the coding sequence TTGTCTTTCCTCGGTGCTCTGCGCCTGTTCCAGGTCAGCAGCGGCAAGGGCACCGGCCCCGGCGGCCAGATGGCCCTGGCCGACCACTTCCGGGAGCTCCGGGGCCGGCTGATGCGTGCGCTGGCCGTGTTCCTGGTTCTCCTGGTCGTCGCGTTCTTCTTCTACGACCAGCTGCTCGAGCTGGTCCTCGGCCCGTACAACGACGCTCGTGTGGCGCTGGGCGCATCGGTGGAGTCCAAGGCCTACATCAGCGGTGCGACCGGACCCTTCATGCTCAACCTGAAGCTCTGCGCGATGGCAGCTCTCGTCGGGTCAGCGCCGTTCTGGCTGTACCAGATCTGGGCGTTCATCCTGCCGGGCCTGCACGCCAACGAGAAGCGTTGGACCCGGGTGTTCGTCGCCGTCGCCGGCCCGCTCTTCATCGGCGGCGTCGCGGTGGGCTACTACGTGCTGCCCAAGGGGCTCGAGGTGCTGCTCGGGTTCACGCCGGACGGGCTGGAGAACCTCGTCGAGTTCGGCGAGTACTTCAACTTCCTGACCCGGATGCTGCTCGTCTTCGGCGTGGCGTTCGAGATCCCGCTGTTCGTGGTCCTCCTCAACCTGGCCGGCGTCATCTCGGGACGCACGCTCGGACAGCACCGGCCCTGGATCATCGTGGGCACCTTCATCTTCGCAGCGGTGGCCACCCCGTCGACGGACCCGATCTCGATGCTCTTCCTCGCCCTCCCGATGTCGCTGCTGTTCGTCCTCTCCGAGGTCATCTCGCGCGTGATCGATCGACGCCGCGGACGGACGACCGCACTCGAGCTCGACGACGACGCACAGTCGCCGCTCTGA
- the tatA gene encoding Sec-independent protein translocase subunit TatA, with amino-acid sequence MRNLGPTEIFLILAVIVLLFGAKKLPDLARGSGRALRIFKAETKGLIDDDDEPTTSEPKPLQAREADATATEAERQADKTD; translated from the coding sequence GTGCGCAACCTAGGCCCCACCGAGATCTTCCTGATCCTGGCGGTGATCGTGCTCCTCTTCGGTGCCAAGAAGCTCCCCGACCTGGCACGCGGCTCTGGCCGCGCCCTGCGCATCTTCAAGGCGGAGACCAAGGGTCTGATCGACGACGACGACGAGCCGACCACCTCGGAGCCGAAGCCTCTCCAGGCCCGGGAGGCCGACGCGACCGCCACTGAAGCGGAGCGTCAGGCCGACAAGACTGACTGA